The following proteins come from a genomic window of Salvia hispanica cultivar TCC Black 2014 chromosome 4, UniMelb_Shisp_WGS_1.0, whole genome shotgun sequence:
- the LOC125217829 gene encoding protein ULTRAPETALA 1-like has protein sequence MFTEEEIGNFLGVLQVTPQFIEIECGSTNPRYGDTAGNLRVFSDGKVEVDCICRADCDKVRVFPAEFAKHAGKINAHEKWDRQIWVFGKDGTKIGLWRTCLLKHHKHTFVRGVRQLIHRDEFIRCSQCDKERRFSMRTKDHCKIYHDALVKPDWTCSDMPNHTLSCSVGEERESRKVNRGCPRATKCEGCEQCVCFGCEICRFETCACQSCIDFIINI, from the exons ATGTTTACCGAAGAAGAAATAGGCAATTTCCTTGGAGTGTTGCAAGTGACACCCCAATTTATAGAGATTGAATGTGGCAGCACCAATCCAAGATATGGTGACACAGCAGGCAATCTTAGGGTTTTCAGTGATGGGAAAGTGGAGGTGGATTGCATTTGTCGTGCTGATTGCGATAAAG TTAGAGTATTCCCGGCGGAGTTTGCAAAGCACGCCGGAAAAATAAACGCTCACGAGAAGTGGGATAGGCAGATATGGGTGTTTGGCAAGGATGGGACTAAAATAGGGTTGTGGAGAACATGTTTGTTGAAGCATCACAAGCATACTTTCGTGAGGGGGGTGCGCCAACTCATCCATCGGGACGAGTTCATACGATGCTCCCAGTGCGACAAAGAGCGTAGGTTTAGTATGCGAACCAAGGACCATTGCAAGATCTATCATGACGCTCTTGTCAAACCAGATTGGACTTGTTCCGACATGCCAAATCATAC ATTGAGTTGCAGTGTTGGTGAGGAGCGAGAATCTCGGAAAGTGAACAGAGGATGTCCAAGAGCTACGAAATGTGAGGGTTGCGAGCAATGTGTTTGTTTTGGTTGTGAGATATGTCGATTTGAGACGTGTGCTTGTCAATCatgtattgattttataatcaatatctga